A genome region from Blautia coccoides includes the following:
- a CDS encoding CD1107 family mobile element protein, with the protein MKKKLSVRAAVSLLLSALLFCMPVGAFMANSVNTVDAYAEGVLTEESGEAPAEGSTEGETEESTETGESSENGEDETGETETESGSNEEETESGTVSGNEVPEPECTCKEKCTQYSIDKDCEVCKGDYSLCEYVNPNVKITISTPSGWHNDTTKVHISVEDVAHSGNFTIKTVQAKVAQNGSWTDVTEDMYVEISENTTVYVLVTDQKGKTYEKNRYMKCFDFTKPTLNAAVSDGLLSIQAHDTDSGIKAVYVNGYEFTELTNGVLNIRLQQFDAGYQYFTISAMDNAGNMSEVYKTANPYYTDPEKEDGNEKNPAEQLPVNAQATKPSSATAQVTEHTKTDSDGNTVSENSLAEQKKQAMAEAAASEKKEESGEKEKSGTGKEFYTIQTASEKVFYLIIDRDGEEEVVYFLTEVTENDLLNVTADNSETLPKNSAALESAIPVTEGALPNNNGEQGKEEELTEEPAEDGDEINTEEPEPEPEKPEENPMATYIILGIVAVAAIGSGYYFKVVRKKKEEFLDEDDDEEDEEEEYDDDEENEGSEDDFFEDKEGEDD; encoded by the coding sequence ATGAAGAAAAAGTTATCAGTTAGGGCGGCAGTGTCGCTGCTTTTATCGGCATTGCTGTTCTGTATGCCCGTAGGGGCGTTTATGGCGAACAGCGTGAATACCGTAGATGCCTATGCGGAAGGTGTGCTTACAGAGGAAAGCGGCGAAGCACCAGCGGAAGGCAGTACCGAAGGGGAAACAGAGGAAAGCACTGAAACCGGGGAAAGTTCAGAGAATGGGGAGGATGAAACCGGGGAAACAGAAACCGAGTCCGGAAGTAATGAGGAAGAAACGGAAAGCGGGACGGTATCCGGGAACGAAGTACCTGAACCGGAATGTACCTGTAAAGAAAAATGCACACAATATTCCATTGATAAAGATTGTGAGGTCTGCAAGGGGGATTACAGCTTATGCGAATATGTGAACCCGAATGTAAAAATCACAATCTCCACTCCGTCCGGCTGGCACAATGACACCACGAAGGTACATATCTCCGTTGAAGATGTGGCACATTCCGGCAACTTCACCATAAAGACAGTGCAGGCAAAAGTGGCGCAGAATGGGAGCTGGACGGACGTAACAGAGGATATGTATGTGGAGATTTCGGAGAATACCACCGTCTATGTGCTTGTGACAGACCAGAAGGGCAAAACCTATGAGAAAAACCGCTATATGAAGTGCTTTGATTTCACGAAGCCTACCTTAAACGCTGCGGTCAGTGACGGTCTGCTCTCCATACAGGCGCATGATACGGATTCCGGCATCAAGGCAGTGTATGTGAACGGGTATGAATTTACGGAGCTTACAAACGGTGTCCTGAATATCCGTCTGCAACAGTTTGACGCAGGCTACCAGTATTTTACCATTTCCGCAATGGATAACGCCGGGAATATGTCGGAGGTCTACAAAACAGCCAACCCGTATTACACCGATCCGGAAAAAGAGGACGGGAACGAGAAGAACCCGGCAGAGCAGCTCCCGGTGAACGCACAGGCTACCAAGCCTTCCTCCGCCACCGCACAGGTGACGGAGCATACCAAAACGGACAGTGACGGGAACACCGTTTCCGAAAACAGCCTTGCAGAGCAGAAAAAGCAGGCAATGGCGGAAGCGGCGGCATCGGAGAAAAAGGAGGAATCCGGGGAAAAGGAGAAAAGTGGAACGGGAAAGGAATTTTACACAATCCAGACTGCATCAGAAAAAGTGTTCTATCTTATCATTGACCGAGACGGGGAGGAAGAAGTGGTTTATTTCCTGACCGAAGTTACGGAAAATGACCTGCTGAATGTGACAGCGGACAACAGCGAAACCTTGCCGAAAAATTCCGCTGCACTGGAGTCCGCAATCCCTGTGACGGAGGGCGCACTTCCCAATAACAACGGGGAACAGGGGAAGGAAGAAGAACTTACGGAAGAACCCGCAGAGGACGGGGATGAGATAAACACCGAAGAACCGGAACCTGAGCCGGAGAAACCAGAAGAAAACCCGATGGCAACCTATATCATTCTTGGGATTGTGGCGGTTGCAGCCATTGGCAGCGGCTATTATTTCAAAGTAGTCCGGAAAAAGAAAGAGGAATTTCTTGACGAGGACGATGATGAGGAGGACGAGGAAGAAGAATATGACGATGATGAGGAAAACGAGGGCAGTGAGGATGATTTCTTTGAAGATAAAGAAGGGGAGGACGACTAA
- a CDS encoding cell envelope biogenesis protein TolA yields MTKERIEKELSKVDAQLESLQAKKKNLEEQKRMAERAEKMDIIEKHKISSEKLQLLIKFSEDEILKLLEEKENAKEMAGNEEKVIS; encoded by the coding sequence ATGACAAAGGAACGCATTGAGAAGGAGCTTTCCAAAGTGGATGCGCAGCTTGAATCCTTACAGGCAAAAAAGAAGAATTTGGAAGAACAGAAGCGCATGGCGGAAAGAGCCGAAAAAATGGATATTATCGAAAAGCATAAAATCTCGTCCGAGAAGCTGCAATTACTCATCAAATTCAGCGAGGACGAGATTTTGAAGTTATTGGAAGAAAAAGAAAACGCAAAGGAGATGGCAGGAAATGAAGAAAAAGTTATCAGTTAG
- a CDS encoding type IA DNA topoisomerase produces the protein MQLVIAEKPSVARSIAEVIGASEISDGYMEGNGYIVSWCVGHLVELAQPESYGEQWKKWTYESLPVKPEKWQYEVKPDTKAQYDILYQLMHRKDVSAVICGTDAGREGELIFRLVYEMAGCEKPIKRLWISSMEETAIREGFENLQPGSDYDNLYHSALCRQEADWLVGINGTRLFTVLYGGKVLKVGRVQTPTLAMLVDREAKIMNFQKETYYMAHILMDGIDAATGRIDDKKKADGIVGACRNGQALTTSVVKEEKAVMPPKLYDLTTLQRDANRLFGFTAKQTLEYTQSLYEKKLATYPRTDSQFLSDDMGQTAKDVIEAVFSSLMFEENKASSPDIKRILNSKKVTDHHAIIPTMEIGKADLAALPETERKILSLIANRLLCATGEKHLYETVKAEFSCNGYTFSVSGKSVTHNGWKSFEDAFKRSFKISGNQEEEKEEKKLPELSEGQPFDGVQAKVSEHFTNPPKRFTEDLLLSAMERAGAEDIGADAERKGLGTPATRADIIEKLVKDGFVKREKKQIIPTEDGLKLITVLPDMVKSPKLTADWENALTLVAKGELPMEDFMADIENMVSELIHAYHEVSDEQKKMFAQEQAALGVCPNCGGQVVKGKFGAYCVKKCGMNVSRVMGAALTDAQVKDMLAGKKILLKGLRSKAGKPYDAYIIPSGTEEYRYTKDGAEKSGVQFKFVMEFPKKKSSGGKKK, from the coding sequence ATGCAGTTAGTGATAGCGGAAAAACCGAGTGTTGCAAGGAGCATTGCGGAAGTGATCGGCGCATCGGAAATCAGTGACGGATATATGGAGGGGAACGGATATATTGTGAGCTGGTGCGTGGGGCATCTGGTGGAGCTGGCACAGCCAGAAAGTTACGGGGAACAATGGAAGAAGTGGACGTATGAGAGCCTTCCTGTCAAGCCGGAAAAATGGCAGTATGAGGTGAAGCCGGACACAAAAGCGCAGTATGACATACTGTACCAGTTGATGCACAGGAAAGACGTGTCGGCTGTGATTTGTGGAACAGACGCCGGACGGGAGGGAGAACTTATCTTCCGTCTGGTGTATGAAATGGCAGGCTGTGAAAAGCCGATCAAACGCCTGTGGATTTCCTCAATGGAAGAAACCGCCATTCGTGAGGGATTTGAGAATTTGCAGCCGGGAAGCGATTACGATAACCTGTACCATTCCGCACTGTGCAGGCAGGAAGCGGACTGGCTTGTGGGCATCAACGGTACAAGGCTGTTCACCGTCCTGTATGGCGGAAAAGTTTTAAAGGTGGGGCGGGTGCAGACACCCACCCTTGCGATGCTGGTAGACAGGGAAGCAAAGATTATGAATTTCCAGAAGGAAACATATTACATGGCGCATATCCTGATGGATGGGATAGATGCCGCCACCGGGCGCATAGATGATAAAAAGAAAGCAGATGGGATTGTGGGAGCTTGCCGGAACGGGCAGGCTCTCACCACGTCCGTTGTGAAAGAGGAAAAAGCGGTCATGCCGCCGAAGCTCTATGACCTCACCACGCTCCAGAGGGATGCGAACCGTTTATTTGGTTTCACCGCAAAGCAGACCTTAGAGTACACGCAGAGCCTTTATGAAAAAAAGTTAGCCACATATCCGAGGACGGACAGCCAGTTCTTATCCGATGATATGGGGCAGACCGCAAAAGATGTCATTGAAGCGGTGTTCAGCTCCCTCATGTTTGAGGAAAACAAAGCGTCCAGCCCGGATATAAAAAGGATTCTGAACAGCAAAAAAGTGACAGACCACCACGCCATTATCCCCACAATGGAGATAGGGAAAGCTGACCTTGCGGCACTGCCGGAAACGGAGCGTAAAATTTTATCCCTGATTGCGAACCGCCTGTTATGCGCCACCGGGGAGAAGCATTTGTATGAAACAGTCAAAGCGGAGTTTTCATGCAATGGATATACTTTTTCGGTTTCCGGCAAGTCCGTTACGCATAACGGGTGGAAATCTTTTGAGGATGCCTTTAAGCGTTCCTTTAAAATCTCCGGGAATCAGGAGGAAGAAAAGGAGGAAAAGAAGCTGCCGGAACTGTCGGAGGGACAGCCATTTGACGGTGTGCAGGCGAAAGTCAGCGAGCATTTCACAAATCCGCCCAAGAGATTTACAGAAGATTTACTATTATCCGCAATGGAACGTGCCGGGGCGGAAGATATTGGGGCAGACGCAGAACGGAAAGGCTTGGGTACGCCAGCGACAAGGGCGGATATTATCGAGAAGTTAGTCAAGGACGGGTTTGTGAAGCGTGAGAAAAAGCAGATCATACCCACAGAGGACGGATTAAAGCTGATTACGGTGCTGCCGGATATGGTGAAGTCCCCGAAACTTACCGCCGATTGGGAAAATGCCCTGACACTGGTAGCGAAAGGGGAGCTTCCGATGGAGGACTTCATGGCAGATATTGAGAATATGGTGTCGGAGCTGATACACGCCTACCATGAGGTCAGTGACGAGCAGAAAAAGATGTTCGCACAGGAGCAGGCGGCTCTTGGGGTATGCCCGAACTGCGGCGGTCAGGTGGTAAAAGGAAAATTCGGCGCTTACTGCGTGAAAAAATGCGGTATGAACGTGAGCCGGGTAATGGGTGCTGCCCTTACCGATGCACAGGTGAAGGATATGCTTGCCGGGAAGAAAATCCTGTTAAAAGGGTTAAGAAGCAAGGCGGGGAAGCCTTATGATGCCTATATCATTCCGAGTGGGACGGAAGAATACCGTTACACCAAAGACGGGGCAGAAAAAAGCGGGGTACAGTTTAAGTTTGTCATGGAGTTTCCGAAAAAGAAATCTTCTGGCGGGAAGAAAAAATAA
- a CDS encoding helix-turn-helix domain-containing protein: protein MFTTGDKLLNVMKEEEISIMELSRMSGVPERTIMDILAGVREPELGVVCRIADGLGICVHELRADEEQYAISVQKDTLAKLIVVSEINGVELEELIHTILEKGIEEHGFYE from the coding sequence ATGTTTACAACCGGGGATAAGTTATTAAACGTGATGAAAGAGGAAGAAATCAGTATTATGGAGCTTTCCAGAATGTCGGGAGTGCCGGAGAGGACAATTATGGATATTCTGGCGGGCGTCAGAGAGCCAGAGCTTGGCGTGGTGTGCAGGATTGCGGACGGACTTGGCATTTGCGTCCATGAGCTTCGTGCCGATGAGGAACAGTATGCCATATCCGTACAGAAAGATACCCTTGCAAAGCTGATCGTGGTCAGCGAGATAAACGGTGTGGAGCTGGAGGAACTGATACATACCATTTTGGAAAAAGGCATTGAGGAACATGGTTTCTATGAGTAA